Proteins encoded together in one Bombus vancouverensis nearcticus chromosome 14, iyBomVanc1_principal, whole genome shotgun sequence window:
- the LOC117156350 gene encoding dynein axonemal light chain 4, with protein sequence MTEVKKDDVVKILHTYPLCRKCDMSDEMKQEAMELCVTAAEKYADNYESVSRMIKEAMDKKFGASWHTVVGEGYGFEITYQLKHLLYMYCAGNLAICIWKSA encoded by the exons ATGACTGAAGTCAAGAAAGATGATGTTGTTAAGATATTACATACGTATCCTCTATGTAGA AAATGCGATATGTCGGATGAAATGAAACAAGAAGCAATGGAATTGTGCGTCACCGCGGCAGAAAAGTATGCGGATAATTATGAAAGCGTTTCTCGGATGATCAAAGAGGCAATGGATAAGAAATTCGGTGCGTCTTGGCATACAGTCGTCGGCGAAGGCTACGGATTTGAAATAACTTATCAACTTAAACATCTATTATACATGTACTGTGCTGGAAATTTAGCGATATGCATATGGAAATCAGCATAg
- the LOC117156347 gene encoding WD repeat domain-containing protein 83, which translates to MEIDYKLVKEIDCKQGAVRAVRFSVDGAYCLTCGSDRKLKLWNPYRGVTLKTYGGHGDEVMDSSASCDSSQIVSCGLDKSVILWDVATGTPVRRLRGHAGPVNTVRFNEESSMVISGSRDNSVMLWDIRSKTLEPAQCLNEAKDSVSSVRVSDHEVLTASFDGKIRRYDIRVGELYTDYMGDAVTCASFTRDGQCIVVSCADGVVRLMDKDSGELLGEFTGHVANNLCLESSVDTQDTRIISGSADGKLWIWDLVSQKVVARLSGFKPTKHPIVSLSVHPQTNCFLATNGPSILMWNTTSMQE; encoded by the exons ATGGAAATTGATTATAAACTTGTCAAAGAAATAGATTGTAAACAAGGAGCCGTTAGAGCTGTACGATTTAGTG TTGATGGTGCTTATTGTTTAACGTGTGGATCTGATAGAAAGTTAAAATTATGGAATCCGTATAGAGGTGTTACGTTAAAAACGTATGGAGGACACGGTGATGAAGTAATGGATAGTAGTGCATCTTGCGATAGTAGTCAAATAGTGTCCTGCGGATTGGATAAATCAGTTATTCTTTGGGATGTAGCAACTGGAACTCCGGTTCGGCGTTTAAGGGGCCATGCAGGACCTGTTAATACCGTAAG ATTCAACGAAGAATCTTCTATGGTTATTTCTGGATCCAGAGATAACTCGGTTATGTTGTGGGATATCAGATCCAAAACATTAGAACCTGCGCAATGTTTAAACGAAGCTAAGGATTCTGTGTCTAGCGTTAGAGTATCAGATCATGAAGTTCTAACAGCTTCGTTCGATGGGAAAATACGTAGATATGATATTCGTGTAGGTGAATTGTATACAGACTATATGGGAG ATGCAGTAACATGCGCCAGCTTCACAAGAGATGGTCAATGCATAGTTGTTAGTTGCGCCGATGGTGTGGTTAGATTGATGGATAAAGATTCAGGAGAATTGCTCGGAGAATTCACTGGCCACGTGGCGAATAATTTGTGTTTAGAATCAAGCGTCGACACTCAGGACACTCGCATTATTTCTGGATCCGCAGATGGGAAACTATGGATATGGGATCTAGTTTCTCAAAAAGTAGTTGCGAGACTTTCAGGATTTAAACCGACGAAACATCCTATAGTATCATTAAGCGTTCACCCGCAAACAAACTGTTTCTTAGCTACTAATGGACCAAGTATATTAATGTGGAATACCACGTCGATGCAAGAGTGA
- the LOC117156346 gene encoding putative cytosolic Fe-S cluster assembly factor AGAP009023 isoform X2, translating to MTSRFSGALQITNLDDFITPSQECIKPIEIQKSKSKTGAKIKIEEDGTPFALNEAGQSEKLQKVEITLADCLACSGCITSAESVLVTQQSQEELMRVFKEKVSRRHQSKDDARSTFIVVSLSVQAVLSIAKHYSLNPEQALNKLAGYFYQLGADIVLDMTVADDFALLESAKEFIERYKAAKEGAKNQLPMLSSSCPGWVCYAEKTHGNFILPYISVTKSPQQIMGSLVKYHLAETMDLLPEQVYHVTVMPCYDKKLEASREDFYNYERKFRDVDCVITPIEIEQMLSEYNVSINEIREREVEKLFESQMEYFKTDLLGHSGSGSGGYAEFILHYAAKHLFDETDITVEFKNLRNPDFQEAVFQKDGCTLLTFAIANGFRNIQNLVQKLKRGKCSYDYVEVMACPCGCLNGGAQIRPSSNIQPRELALQLESIYRELPRSNPEQNTVVQNLYRDWLGGECTDKALSYFHTQYHEIKKSDTALAIKW from the exons ATGACATCGCGATTTAGTGGAgcattacaaattacaaatctAGATGACTTTATTACACCTTCGCAG GAATGTATCAAACCCATAGAAATTCAAAAGTCAAAAAGCAAAACGGgcgcaaaaataaaaattgaggaAGACGGGACACCTTTCGCATTAAATGAA GCTGGACAATCAGAAAAATTACAGAAAGTTGAAATCACACTTGCTGATTGTTTAGCTTGTAGTGGTTGTATTACATCTGCAGAAAGTGTATTAGTTACGCAGCAAAGTCAGGAAGAATTAATGCGAGTGTTTAAAGAGAAGGTTTCTCGGCGTCATCAG agcAAAGATGATGCACGTTCAACGTTTATTGTTGTCAGCCTCTCAGTACAAGCAGTATTATCCATAGCAAAACATTATAGTCTTAATCCAGAACAAGCGTTAAATAAACTTGCTGGATACTTTTATCAGCTAGGAGCAGACATAGTTTTAGATATGACTGTGGCTGATGACTTTGCCCTTTTAGAGTCTGCTAAAGAATTTATAGAACGTTACAAAGCAGCTAAAGAGGGTGCAAAAAATCAATTACCCATGCTGTCTTCTTCTTGTCCTG gTTGGGTTTGTTACGCTGAAAAGACACACGGCAATTTTATACTTCCATATATAAGTGTTACAAAATCCCCTCAACAAATTATGGGATCATTAGTCAAATATCATTTAGCTGAAACTATGGACCTTTTACCAGAACAAGTTTATCACGTTACTGTTATGCCTTGTTATGATAAGAAATTGGAAGCATCTAGAGAAGATTTTTATAACTATGAAAGGAAATTTAGAGACGTAGATTGTGTCATAACTCCAA TTGAAATAGAACAAATGCTTAGCGAGTATAATGTGTCGATAAATGAAATACGCGAAAGGGAAGTTGAAAAACTGTTTGAATCGCaaatggaatattttaaaaCCGATTTACTTGGTCATAGCGGTTCAGGATCAGGAGGTTATGCAGAATTTATTCTTCATTATGCTGCAAAACATCTGTTCGATGAAACAGATATAACAGTTGAATTTAAAAATCTGAGAAATCCTGATTTCCAAGAAGCAGTCTTCCAGAAGGATGGCTGCACACTATTAACATTTGCAATTGCTAATGGATTTcgaaatatacaaaatcttgTACAAAAATTGAAACGCGGAAAGTGTTCATATGATTATGTCGAAGTTATGGCGTGTCCCTGCG GATGTCTTAATGGGGGAGCGCAGATTAGACCCTCAAGCAATATTCAACCACGTGAACTGGCGTTACAGTTAGAATCTATATATAGAGAACTTCCTCGGAGTAATCCTGAACAAAATACAGTAGTGCAGAATTTATATAGAGATTGGTTAGGAGGAGAGTGTACAGATAAAGCTTTGTCGTATTTCCACACACAGTATCACGAAATAAAGAAATCAGATACAGCTCTTGCCATAAAATGGTAA
- the LOC117156346 gene encoding putative cytosolic Fe-S cluster assembly factor AGAP009023 isoform X1, with amino-acid sequence MAQLNIYLIYCCMKKTFQRKVIVFHRPHINMTSRFSGALQITNLDDFITPSQECIKPIEIQKSKSKTGAKIKIEEDGTPFALNEAGQSEKLQKVEITLADCLACSGCITSAESVLVTQQSQEELMRVFKEKVSRRHQSKDDARSTFIVVSLSVQAVLSIAKHYSLNPEQALNKLAGYFYQLGADIVLDMTVADDFALLESAKEFIERYKAAKEGAKNQLPMLSSSCPGWVCYAEKTHGNFILPYISVTKSPQQIMGSLVKYHLAETMDLLPEQVYHVTVMPCYDKKLEASREDFYNYERKFRDVDCVITPIEIEQMLSEYNVSINEIREREVEKLFESQMEYFKTDLLGHSGSGSGGYAEFILHYAAKHLFDETDITVEFKNLRNPDFQEAVFQKDGCTLLTFAIANGFRNIQNLVQKLKRGKCSYDYVEVMACPCGCLNGGAQIRPSSNIQPRELALQLESIYRELPRSNPEQNTVVQNLYRDWLGGECTDKALSYFHTQYHEIKKSDTALAIKW; translated from the exons ATGGCTCAGCTAAATATCTACCTTATTTATTGTTGTATGAAAAAAACTTTTCAACGCAAAGTTATAGTATTTCATAGGCCACAT ATAAACATGACATCGCGATTTAGTGGAgcattacaaattacaaatctAGATGACTTTATTACACCTTCGCAG GAATGTATCAAACCCATAGAAATTCAAAAGTCAAAAAGCAAAACGGgcgcaaaaataaaaattgaggaAGACGGGACACCTTTCGCATTAAATGAA GCTGGACAATCAGAAAAATTACAGAAAGTTGAAATCACACTTGCTGATTGTTTAGCTTGTAGTGGTTGTATTACATCTGCAGAAAGTGTATTAGTTACGCAGCAAAGTCAGGAAGAATTAATGCGAGTGTTTAAAGAGAAGGTTTCTCGGCGTCATCAG agcAAAGATGATGCACGTTCAACGTTTATTGTTGTCAGCCTCTCAGTACAAGCAGTATTATCCATAGCAAAACATTATAGTCTTAATCCAGAACAAGCGTTAAATAAACTTGCTGGATACTTTTATCAGCTAGGAGCAGACATAGTTTTAGATATGACTGTGGCTGATGACTTTGCCCTTTTAGAGTCTGCTAAAGAATTTATAGAACGTTACAAAGCAGCTAAAGAGGGTGCAAAAAATCAATTACCCATGCTGTCTTCTTCTTGTCCTG gTTGGGTTTGTTACGCTGAAAAGACACACGGCAATTTTATACTTCCATATATAAGTGTTACAAAATCCCCTCAACAAATTATGGGATCATTAGTCAAATATCATTTAGCTGAAACTATGGACCTTTTACCAGAACAAGTTTATCACGTTACTGTTATGCCTTGTTATGATAAGAAATTGGAAGCATCTAGAGAAGATTTTTATAACTATGAAAGGAAATTTAGAGACGTAGATTGTGTCATAACTCCAA TTGAAATAGAACAAATGCTTAGCGAGTATAATGTGTCGATAAATGAAATACGCGAAAGGGAAGTTGAAAAACTGTTTGAATCGCaaatggaatattttaaaaCCGATTTACTTGGTCATAGCGGTTCAGGATCAGGAGGTTATGCAGAATTTATTCTTCATTATGCTGCAAAACATCTGTTCGATGAAACAGATATAACAGTTGAATTTAAAAATCTGAGAAATCCTGATTTCCAAGAAGCAGTCTTCCAGAAGGATGGCTGCACACTATTAACATTTGCAATTGCTAATGGATTTcgaaatatacaaaatcttgTACAAAAATTGAAACGCGGAAAGTGTTCATATGATTATGTCGAAGTTATGGCGTGTCCCTGCG GATGTCTTAATGGGGGAGCGCAGATTAGACCCTCAAGCAATATTCAACCACGTGAACTGGCGTTACAGTTAGAATCTATATATAGAGAACTTCCTCGGAGTAATCCTGAACAAAATACAGTAGTGCAGAATTTATATAGAGATTGGTTAGGAGGAGAGTGTACAGATAAAGCTTTGTCGTATTTCCACACACAGTATCACGAAATAAAGAAATCAGATACAGCTCTTGCCATAAAATGGTAA
- the Josd gene encoding josephin domain containing isoform X2: protein MVANIAADMTGSIYHERQVKELCALHALNNLFQERGFSKQELDQICYSLSPDVWINPHKSLLGLGNYDINVIMAALQRRGREAVWFDKRRDPKCLCLDNIEGFILNVPTEYKLGFVLLPLKRRHWIALKKIHGAFYNLDSKLDSPQLIGKENDLLIYLKDQIDSKEKELFLVVSREIDNNQGWLINTYANKEGINTDHDSITYIEDGYMEMNLKKEVSAEMNENEKSLDNKNSR, encoded by the exons atggTTGCAAACATAGCAGCTGATATGACCGGATCCATATACCATGAGAGACAA GTGAAAGAGCTTTGCGCATTACAtgcattaaataatttatttcaagaaAGAGGATTTAGTAAACAGGAATTAGATCAAATTTGTTATAGCTTGAGTCCAGATGTATGGATAAATCCCCATAAATCACTGTTAGGACTTGGTAATTATGACATTAATGTTATTATGGCGGCATTACAACGAAGAGGACGCGAAGCAGTTTGGTTTGATAAACGCAG AGATCCAAAATGTCTGTGTTTAGATAATATTGAAGGTTTTATATTAAATGTACCAACAGAATATAAATTAGGATTCGTATTACTACCCTTGAAAAGACGACATTGGATTGCCCTGAAGAAAATTCATGGTGCCTTTTATAATCTTGACTCGAAACTTGATTCTCCTCAGCTTATTGGGAAA GAAAATGATTTACTTATATATCTAAAGGACCAGATAGACAGTAAGGAAAAGGAATTATTTCTTGTCGTATCAAGGGAGATAGATAATAATCAAGGATGGCTAATAAATACATATGCAAATAAAGAAGGGATTAATACAGATCATGATAGTATCACGTACATTGAAGAtggctatatggaaatgaatttGAAGAAAGAAGTGTCTGCAGAaatgaatgaaaatgaaaaatcattAGATAACAAAAATTCTAGGTAA
- the Josd gene encoding josephin domain containing isoform X1 — protein sequence MVANIAADMTGSIYHERQVKELCALHALNNLFQERGFSKQELDQICYSLSPDVWINPHKSLLGLGNYDINVIMAALQRRGREAVWFDKRRDPKCLCLDNIEGFILNVPTEYKLGFVLLPLKRRHWIALKKIHGAFYNLDSKLDSPQLIGKENDLLIYLKDQIDSKEKELFLVVSREIDNNQGWLINTYANKEGINTDHDSITYIEDGYMEMNLKKEVSAEMNENEKSLDNKNSRN from the exons atggTTGCAAACATAGCAGCTGATATGACCGGATCCATATACCATGAGAGACAA GTGAAAGAGCTTTGCGCATTACAtgcattaaataatttatttcaagaaAGAGGATTTAGTAAACAGGAATTAGATCAAATTTGTTATAGCTTGAGTCCAGATGTATGGATAAATCCCCATAAATCACTGTTAGGACTTGGTAATTATGACATTAATGTTATTATGGCGGCATTACAACGAAGAGGACGCGAAGCAGTTTGGTTTGATAAACGCAG AGATCCAAAATGTCTGTGTTTAGATAATATTGAAGGTTTTATATTAAATGTACCAACAGAATATAAATTAGGATTCGTATTACTACCCTTGAAAAGACGACATTGGATTGCCCTGAAGAAAATTCATGGTGCCTTTTATAATCTTGACTCGAAACTTGATTCTCCTCAGCTTATTGGGAAA GAAAATGATTTACTTATATATCTAAAGGACCAGATAGACAGTAAGGAAAAGGAATTATTTCTTGTCGTATCAAGGGAGATAGATAATAATCAAGGATGGCTAATAAATACATATGCAAATAAAGAAGGGATTAATACAGATCATGATAGTATCACGTACATTGAAGAtggctatatggaaatgaatttGAAGAAAGAAGTGTCTGCAGAaatgaatgaaaatgaaaaatcattAGATAACAAAAATTCTAG GAATTGA